A single genomic interval of Pithys albifrons albifrons isolate INPA30051 chromosome 11, PitAlb_v1, whole genome shotgun sequence harbors:
- the GPR160 gene encoding probable G-protein coupled receptor 160 translates to MAARLCENGPGQYHCTHVNQPLETSCMLLLIMLGKVFLNFFMLQVRPKNVRVSFMGYFCVSVALLDFTLLLSICFIFYFEDFAVWGVRFTKYHICLFTQVTSLTYSILHYPVYLVAGLDYYTTISQTSQFPKRGQKLLYMFAVVVIWISGFFCTLKVPAVYEELEIQSAVSPQQCPVSASLQSYSVSCAMVLLLGTALLACWKEVGTTLLSARLVSFSSQPVFLFSYTSNSSTCSKWQLLTRLLVCFLGTWAPFVVLQVLVLLLGAQIPAYVDMNVPWLYFINSFLLAAVYWCLCHRAQLAEGMCSTDPFVSWKFCFVPFDNGNTEPADEPGAVIVIC, encoded by the coding sequence ATGGCTGCCAGACTCTGTGAAAATGGTCCTGGTCAGTACCACTGCACCCATGTCAACCAGCCTCTTGAAACCAGCTGCATGTTGCTCCTGATTATGCTCGGAAAAGTCTTCCTGAATTTCTTCATGTTGCAAGTTAGGCCAAAGAACGTGAGAGTCAGTTTTATGGGGTACTTTTGCGTCTCAGTGGCACTGCTCGATTTCACgctgctgctgagcatctgtttcattttctattttgaGGACTTTGCTGTCTGGGGGGTGCGATTCACCAAGTACCACATCTGCCTCTTCACACAGGTCACGTCTCTCACCTACAGCATTTTGCATTACCCAGTGTACCTTGTGGCTGGTCTAGACTATTACACCACCATCTCCCAAACATCCCAGTTCCCTAAAAGAGGCCAGAAGTTACTTTACATGTTTGCTGTGGTGGTTATATGgatctcagggtttttttgtactCTCAAAGTTCCTGCTGTCTATGAAGAGCTGGAAATCCAGAGTGCTGTCTctcctcagcagtgccctgtcTCTGCCAGCCTGCAGAGCTACTCAGTCTCGTGTGCCATGGTGCTGCTCCTCGGCACGGCTCTCCTGGCCTGCTGGAAGGAGGTGGGAACCACCCTGCTGTCTGCTAGGCTCGTGTCCTTCTCCAGTCAGCCTGTTTTCCTGTTCTCCTACACGTCCAACAGCAGCACTTGCTCTAAGTGGCAGCTCCTGACCAGACTCCTCGTCTGCTTTCTCGGCACTTGGGCACCTTTTGTTGTTCTCCAGGTGCTGGTTTTGCTCCTGGGGGCGCAGATTCCGGCCTATGTGGACATGAACGTGCCCTGGTTGTACTTCATCAACAGCTTCCTGCTGGCTGCAGTGTATTGGTGCCTCTGCCACAGggcccagctggcagaggggatGTGCAGCACAGACCCGTTTGTCAGCTGGAAATTCTGCTTTGTGCCCTTCGACAATGGAAACACGGAGCCAGCTGACGAGCCCGGCGCGGTAATTGTCATCTGTTAA